A window from Manis javanica isolate MJ-LG chromosome 10, MJ_LKY, whole genome shotgun sequence encodes these proteins:
- the SNX8 gene encoding sorting nexin-8 isoform X8, translated as MGVAWRRRGGSHAACAHMTGGLMDRLPAEAGAAAASAAVEAEVDADAEEEAGLPAADLPLPQVSEQRDPEPTQMQGPQGDPLLLSCSLQELLARDTVQVELIPEKKGLFLKHVEYEVSSQRFRSSVYRRYNDFVVFQEVMLQKFPYRMVPALPPKRMLGADRKFIEARRRALRRFINLVARHPRFSEDVSLRLFLSFSGPDVQNQLRESAQCVGDEFMNCKLAMQAKDFLPADIQTQFAVSRELIRNIYNSFYKLRDRAERIASRAIDNAADLLIFGKELSALGSDTTPLPSWAPLSSSTWESLKQALKGLSVEFALLADRAVQQGKQEENNVVEKLNLFLDLLQSYKDLCERHEKGVLHRHQRALHKYSLMKRQMMRAAVQSCEPEAVEQLETRIVEWARCKGAFCAAGERDSDDGAAELLLPVLPAPGDAAGAHLPAPHLPHPRGLRQRSDPRAQGDE; from the exons ATGGGCGTGGCGTGGCGGCGCCGGGGAGGAAGTCACGCGGCGTGCGCTCACATGACTGGCGGCCTGATGGACCGGCTGCCCGCCGAggcgggcgcggcggcggcgTCGGCGGCGGTGGAGGCGGAGGTAGACGCGGACGCGGAGGAGGAGGCGGGCCTGCCGGCAGCAG ACTTGCCGTTGCCCCAGGTCAGCGAGCAGAGGGACCCAGAGCCAACTCAGATGCAGGGACCGCAGGGGGACCCGCTGCTGCTCTCATGTTCCCTGCAGGAGCTGTTGGCCAGGGACACCGTGCAAGTGGAGCTTATTCCTGAGAAGAAGGGCCTTTTCCTGAAGCATGTGGAATACGAGGTTTCCAGCCAG CGCTTCAGATCCTCTGTGTACAGGCGGTACAATGACTTCGTGGTCTTCCAGGAAGTGATGCTGCAGAAGTTCCCGTACCGCATGGTGCCGGCCCTGCCACCCAAGAGGATGCTGGGAG cTGACCGGAAGTTCATTGAAGCTCGGAGGAGGGCACTGAGGCGCTTCATTAACCTGGTGGCCCGGCACCCCCGCTTCTCAGAGGACGTGTCCCTCAGGCTGTTTCTGTCCTTCAGTGGCCCC GACGTGCAGAACCAGTTAAGGGAGTCAGCTCAGTGTGTCGGAGATGAATTCATGAACTGTAAGCTGGCTATGCAGGCCAAG GACTTCCTGCCGGCTGACATCCAGACTCAGTTCGCTGTGAGCCGGGAGCTGATTCGAAATATCTACAACAGCTTTTACAAGCTCCGCGATCGGGCTGAGCGGATTGCGTCGAGGGCCATCGACAATGCTGCTGACCTTCTCATATTTGGGAAGGAATTAAG TGCTCTGGGATCTGACACAACCCCGCTCCCCTCCTGGGCCCCTCTCAGCAGTAGCACATGGGAGTCCCTTAAGCAGGCGCTGAAGGGCCTGTCTGTTGAATTTGCACTGCTCGCTGACAGGGCTGTGCAGCAG GGCAAACAGGAGGAGAACAATGTGGTGGAGAAACTGAACCTCTTCTTGGATTTGCTCCAGTCCTATAAG GACCTGTGTGAGCGGCATGAGAAGGGCGTGCTACACAGGCACCAGCGGGCCCTGCACAAGTACAGCCTGATGAAGAGGCAAATGATGCGCGCTGCCGTGCAGAGCTGCGAGCCCGAGGCCGTGGAGCAGCTGGAGACCCGCATCGTGGAG TGGGCCAGGTGCAAGGGCGCTTTCTGTGCAGCAGGAGAACGCGATTCAGACGATGGAGCTGCGGAACTGCTTCTCCCTGTACTGCCTGCACCAGGAGATGCAGCTGGTGCACACCTACCTGCCCCTCACCTCCCACATCCTCGGGGCCTTCGTCAACGCTCAGATCCAAGGGCACAAGGAG
- the SNX8 gene encoding sorting nexin-8 isoform X6 — MGVAWRRRGGSHAACAHMTGGLMDRLPAEAGAAAASAAVEAEVDADAEEEAGLPAADLPLPQVSEQRDPEPTQMQGPQGDPLLLSCSLQELLARDTVQVELIPEKKGLFLKHVEYEVSSQRFRSSVYRRYNDFVVFQEVMLQKFPYRMVPALPPKRMLGADRKFIEARRRALRRFINLVARHPRFSEDVSLRLFLSFSGPDVQNQLRESAQCVGDEFMNCKLAMQAKDFLPADIQTQFAVSRELIRNIYNSFYKLRDRAERIASRAIDNAADLLIFGKELSALGSDTTPLPSWAPLSSSTWESLKQALKGLSVEFALLADRAVQQGKQEENNVVEKLNLFLDLLQSYKDLCERHEKGVLHRHQRALHKYSLMKRQMMRAAVQSCEPEAVEQLETRIVEQENAIQTMELRNCFSLYCLHQEMQLVHTYLPLTSHILGAFVNAQIQGHKEMSKVWNDLRSKLPCFFAGQNSNAVPPRSLQDGVSPH; from the exons ATGGGCGTGGCGTGGCGGCGCCGGGGAGGAAGTCACGCGGCGTGCGCTCACATGACTGGCGGCCTGATGGACCGGCTGCCCGCCGAggcgggcgcggcggcggcgTCGGCGGCGGTGGAGGCGGAGGTAGACGCGGACGCGGAGGAGGAGGCGGGCCTGCCGGCAGCAG ACTTGCCGTTGCCCCAGGTCAGCGAGCAGAGGGACCCAGAGCCAACTCAGATGCAGGGACCGCAGGGGGACCCGCTGCTGCTCTCATGTTCCCTGCAGGAGCTGTTGGCCAGGGACACCGTGCAAGTGGAGCTTATTCCTGAGAAGAAGGGCCTTTTCCTGAAGCATGTGGAATACGAGGTTTCCAGCCAG CGCTTCAGATCCTCTGTGTACAGGCGGTACAATGACTTCGTGGTCTTCCAGGAAGTGATGCTGCAGAAGTTCCCGTACCGCATGGTGCCGGCCCTGCCACCCAAGAGGATGCTGGGAG cTGACCGGAAGTTCATTGAAGCTCGGAGGAGGGCACTGAGGCGCTTCATTAACCTGGTGGCCCGGCACCCCCGCTTCTCAGAGGACGTGTCCCTCAGGCTGTTTCTGTCCTTCAGTGGCCCC GACGTGCAGAACCAGTTAAGGGAGTCAGCTCAGTGTGTCGGAGATGAATTCATGAACTGTAAGCTGGCTATGCAGGCCAAG GACTTCCTGCCGGCTGACATCCAGACTCAGTTCGCTGTGAGCCGGGAGCTGATTCGAAATATCTACAACAGCTTTTACAAGCTCCGCGATCGGGCTGAGCGGATTGCGTCGAGGGCCATCGACAATGCTGCTGACCTTCTCATATTTGGGAAGGAATTAAG TGCTCTGGGATCTGACACAACCCCGCTCCCCTCCTGGGCCCCTCTCAGCAGTAGCACATGGGAGTCCCTTAAGCAGGCGCTGAAGGGCCTGTCTGTTGAATTTGCACTGCTCGCTGACAGGGCTGTGCAGCAG GGCAAACAGGAGGAGAACAATGTGGTGGAGAAACTGAACCTCTTCTTGGATTTGCTCCAGTCCTATAAG GACCTGTGTGAGCGGCATGAGAAGGGCGTGCTACACAGGCACCAGCGGGCCCTGCACAAGTACAGCCTGATGAAGAGGCAAATGATGCGCGCTGCCGTGCAGAGCTGCGAGCCCGAGGCCGTGGAGCAGCTGGAGACCCGCATCGTGGAG CAGGAGAACGCGATTCAGACGATGGAGCTGCGGAACTGCTTCTCCCTGTACTGCCTGCACCAGGAGATGCAGCTGGTGCACACCTACCTGCCCCTCACCTCCCACATCCTCGGGGCCTTCGTCAACGCTCAGATCCAAGGGCACAAGGAG
- the SNX8 gene encoding sorting nexin-8 isoform X10 codes for MGVAWRRRGGSHAACAHMTGGLMDRLPAEAGAAAASAAVEAEVDADAEEEAGLPAADLPLPQVSEQRDPEPTQMQGPQGDPLLLSCSLQELLARDTVQVELIPEKKGLFLKHVEYEVSSQRFRSSVYRRYNDFVVFQEVMLQKFPYRMVPALPPKRMLGADRKFIEARRRALRRFINLVARHPRFSEDVSLRLFLSFSGPDVQNQLRESAQCVGDEFMNCKLAMQAKDFLPADIQTQFAVSRELIRNIYNSFYKLRDRAERIASRAIDNAADLLIFGKELSALGSDTTPLPSWAPLSSSTWESLKQALKGLSVEFALLADRAVQQGKQEENNVVEKLNLFLDLLQSYKDLCERHEKGVLHRHQRALHKYSLMKRQMMRAAVQSCEPEAVEQLETRIVEMSKVWNDLRSKLPCFFAGQNSNAVPPRSLQDGVSPH; via the exons ATGGGCGTGGCGTGGCGGCGCCGGGGAGGAAGTCACGCGGCGTGCGCTCACATGACTGGCGGCCTGATGGACCGGCTGCCCGCCGAggcgggcgcggcggcggcgTCGGCGGCGGTGGAGGCGGAGGTAGACGCGGACGCGGAGGAGGAGGCGGGCCTGCCGGCAGCAG ACTTGCCGTTGCCCCAGGTCAGCGAGCAGAGGGACCCAGAGCCAACTCAGATGCAGGGACCGCAGGGGGACCCGCTGCTGCTCTCATGTTCCCTGCAGGAGCTGTTGGCCAGGGACACCGTGCAAGTGGAGCTTATTCCTGAGAAGAAGGGCCTTTTCCTGAAGCATGTGGAATACGAGGTTTCCAGCCAG CGCTTCAGATCCTCTGTGTACAGGCGGTACAATGACTTCGTGGTCTTCCAGGAAGTGATGCTGCAGAAGTTCCCGTACCGCATGGTGCCGGCCCTGCCACCCAAGAGGATGCTGGGAG cTGACCGGAAGTTCATTGAAGCTCGGAGGAGGGCACTGAGGCGCTTCATTAACCTGGTGGCCCGGCACCCCCGCTTCTCAGAGGACGTGTCCCTCAGGCTGTTTCTGTCCTTCAGTGGCCCC GACGTGCAGAACCAGTTAAGGGAGTCAGCTCAGTGTGTCGGAGATGAATTCATGAACTGTAAGCTGGCTATGCAGGCCAAG GACTTCCTGCCGGCTGACATCCAGACTCAGTTCGCTGTGAGCCGGGAGCTGATTCGAAATATCTACAACAGCTTTTACAAGCTCCGCGATCGGGCTGAGCGGATTGCGTCGAGGGCCATCGACAATGCTGCTGACCTTCTCATATTTGGGAAGGAATTAAG TGCTCTGGGATCTGACACAACCCCGCTCCCCTCCTGGGCCCCTCTCAGCAGTAGCACATGGGAGTCCCTTAAGCAGGCGCTGAAGGGCCTGTCTGTTGAATTTGCACTGCTCGCTGACAGGGCTGTGCAGCAG GGCAAACAGGAGGAGAACAATGTGGTGGAGAAACTGAACCTCTTCTTGGATTTGCTCCAGTCCTATAAG GACCTGTGTGAGCGGCATGAGAAGGGCGTGCTACACAGGCACCAGCGGGCCCTGCACAAGTACAGCCTGATGAAGAGGCAAATGATGCGCGCTGCCGTGCAGAGCTGCGAGCCCGAGGCCGTGGAGCAGCTGGAGACCCGCATCGTGGAG